A single Montipora foliosa isolate CH-2021 chromosome 7, ASM3666993v2, whole genome shotgun sequence DNA region contains:
- the LOC138010734 gene encoding UDP-galactose translocator-like, with the protein MSSAKPSQAAPEGRFCSLKYISLLTLTVQNASLILTIRYSRTLPGDMYIATTAVVFAEIFKVLACLLIILFEKRGIRDWLRFLYTSIIGQPWDTLKLSIPALIYTVQNNLQYVAISNLEAATFQVTYQLKILTTALFSVFMLNKSLSKLQWVSLVMLFVGVSIVQLQPTDLPSSTQKPSESVEKLKVSQNPLLGLAAVISSCLCSGFAGVYFEKILKGSQMSVWLRNIQLGLYGTVIGLTGMYVKDGDKIADKGFLFGYSRVVWIVIFMQAFGGLLVAVVVKYADNILKGFATSFSIIVSCIASVYLFSFQMSSQFLLGAALVILAIFSYGHPRNQAKMTETKPSGPIVKV; encoded by the exons CTCCTGAGGGTAGATTTTGTAGCCTGAAATACATCAGCCTTCTTACTCTGACGGTACAGAATGCGTCCCTGATCCTCACCATTCGATACTCGCGCACTCTCCCTGGGGACATGTACATTGCCACAACGGCAGTCGTGTTTGCGGAAATCTTCAAAGTCTTAGCCTGCCTCTTGATTATTCTCTTTGAGAAGAGAGGTATTCGTGACTGGCTGCGTTTCCTGTATACGTCCATCATTGGCCAGCCTTGGGACACACTGAAGTTGTCAATTCCAGCACTGATCTACACAGTTCAGAATAATCTTCAATATGTAGCCATTTCTAACCTTGAAGCTGCCACTTTTCAG GTGACCTACCAACTGAAGATTCTTACCACAGCATTGTTTTCTGTCTTCATGCTGAACAAGAGTCTTTCAAAGCTCCAGTGGGTATCACTTGTTATGCTTTTTGTTGGTGTTTCCATTGTTCAACTCCAGCCAACCGACTTGCCGTCAAGTACACAAAAACCTTCTGAGTCTGTTGAGAAGTTAAAAGTTTCTCAGAACCCCCTGCTTGGTTTAGCAGCAGTTATTTCATCCTGTCTTTGTTCAGGATTTGCCG GCGTGTACTTTGAAAAGATCTTAAAGGGTTCGCAAATGTCAGTGTGGCTGCGGAACATTCAGTTGGGCTTATATGGAACAGTCATTGGTCTCACTGGAATGTATGTCAAAGATGGTGACAAGATTGCTGACAAAGGGTTCTTGTTTGGATACAGCAGGGTGGTATGGATAGTTATTTTTATGCAGGCATTTGGAGGCCTCCTTGTAGCAGTTGTCGTGAAATATGCTGACAATATTCTCAAGGGATTTGCAACATCCTTCTCAATTATTGTTTCATGTATAGCGTCAGTGTATTTGTTTAGCTTTCAAATGAGTAGTCAGTTCTTACTTGGGGCTGCATTAGTCATTCTTGCCATATTTTCGTATGGGCATCCGCGGAACCAAGCCAAAATGACTGAGACCAAACCAAGTGGTCCCATTGTCAAAGTTTAG